The proteins below come from a single uncultured Carboxylicivirga sp. genomic window:
- a CDS encoding glycosyltransferase family 4 protein encodes MQHKTLIIWDRMGDYHRARIKAINNLLGEENVHTADLGSGDGIYQWMNTESANHHLLSNKKVEDVDVSEALANYKRIIKENQITHVCIPGYGRKAYIKMLLWSKRYGLQVLLFAESWYSGNRILDFLKGQLINRTTHVCFVSGKRAAVHFTKRLGIPHKNIIEGYSVVDNDHFSTDPSYPKGSPTLLCVARFAEEKNLRFLIKAFKSSSLSEGWKLKIVGGGPLKETLQQEINEFEQIELCDWLTYDQLPELYASSHAFILPSSFEPWGLVINEAMAAGKPVLLSTETGALPDLLEENKNGWSFNPNDDSELIESLDKLAESSPEQLIKMGTNSQNIIDNYSCQTWAQKIVEWIK; translated from the coding sequence ATGCAACACAAAACACTAATCATATGGGATCGCATGGGCGATTACCACCGCGCCAGAATTAAGGCAATTAATAACCTACTGGGAGAAGAGAATGTCCATACTGCTGATTTGGGCAGTGGAGATGGTATTTATCAATGGATGAATACCGAAAGTGCCAATCATCACCTCTTATCCAATAAAAAGGTAGAAGATGTTGATGTTTCTGAGGCTTTAGCCAATTATAAAAGGATTATTAAAGAAAACCAGATTACCCATGTATGCATACCCGGTTACGGCCGAAAAGCATATATCAAAATGTTATTGTGGAGCAAACGATACGGATTACAAGTATTGTTATTTGCCGAATCGTGGTATTCGGGTAATCGTATTCTGGACTTTTTAAAAGGTCAACTGATTAATAGGACAACGCATGTTTGTTTTGTCTCGGGGAAAAGAGCCGCTGTACATTTCACTAAACGATTGGGAATTCCTCATAAAAATATCATTGAAGGATATAGTGTAGTAGATAATGATCATTTCTCTACTGATCCCTCATATCCGAAAGGATCTCCTACCCTATTATGTGTAGCCCGTTTTGCTGAAGAAAAAAATTTAAGATTTCTGATCAAAGCTTTCAAATCCTCTTCTCTATCTGAAGGTTGGAAATTAAAAATAGTGGGCGGTGGTCCTTTAAAAGAAACTCTTCAGCAGGAAATAAATGAATTTGAACAGATTGAGTTATGCGATTGGTTAACTTACGATCAATTACCTGAATTATATGCTTCGAGTCACGCTTTTATCTTACCCAGCTCTTTCGAACCCTGGGGATTGGTAATCAACGAAGCAATGGCAGCAGGCAAACCAGTATTATTAAGTACCGAAACAGGAGCTTTACCCGATTTATTGGAAGAAAATAAAAATGGTTGGAGTTTTAATCCTAACGATGATTCAGAGCTAATAGAATCTCTTGACAAACTTGCTGAATCATCACCAGAACAACTGATTAAAATGGGAACAAATTCCCAAAATATTATAGATAATTATTCGTGTCAAACATGGGCACAGAAAATAGTAGAATGGATTAAGTAG
- a CDS encoding four helix bundle protein, translating to MMDKFDFKELKVWQKAMILANECLTITESIDGHYRLCEQLESCSCSVPQNISEAKGRYSQKEFIHFLHIARGSLYECITVLNIFERRDFITTSQLEELEALSMEILKMINALITSKRNS from the coding sequence ATGATGGATAAATTTGATTTTAAGGAGTTAAAAGTTTGGCAGAAGGCAATGATACTTGCCAATGAATGTTTAACTATCACTGAATCGATAGATGGTCACTATCGTCTTTGTGAACAATTAGAATCCTGTTCTTGCTCGGTACCTCAGAATATATCAGAAGCTAAAGGTAGATATTCTCAAAAAGAATTCATTCATTTTCTGCATATTGCTCGTGGTTCTCTTTATGAGTGTATAACTGTGCTAAATATTTTTGAAAGAAGAGATTTTATCACAACAAGTCAATTAGAAGAACTTGAAGCTTTAAGTATGGAAATTCTTAAGATGATTAATGCCCTAATCACATCCAAACGCAATTCTTAA
- a CDS encoding sulfotransferase domain-containing protein, with the protein MDYFKEITQEKTPIVITSHPRSGTHLTIDLIRRHFPESRIYKRWGSNDNVFLSIGSYNSNNQYNRSIEAEALKLISPCTHPVIKLHTYAWQGIEKNYPHWIEWMTEKGKTIFVYRNIYSVLTSMHLYEQSFNENARCPLKEFIRQSYLGYENRIMYWNNEMIKWKGKKNTLLVSYEEIITKTEQTINKLGDFIDLKPKINYPLLPSKVNSIWHARLQRIFSTNPTSTAIVPYDNKTKNSEWLRQFDKNDLAFIRQYAEEAMSLFGYKVI; encoded by the coding sequence ATGGATTACTTTAAAGAGATAACACAAGAAAAAACCCCTATTGTTATAACGAGTCATCCTAGATCGGGAACTCACCTTACCATAGATTTAATACGCAGACACTTTCCTGAGTCGAGAATATATAAAAGATGGGGTAGTAATGATAATGTATTTCTATCTATCGGAAGTTATAATAGTAATAATCAATATAACCGAAGTATAGAAGCAGAAGCACTAAAGCTTATTAGTCCCTGCACACATCCTGTTATTAAATTACACACCTATGCCTGGCAAGGAATAGAAAAGAATTATCCTCATTGGATTGAATGGATGACAGAAAAAGGAAAAACTATTTTTGTATATAGGAATATCTATTCGGTTTTAACATCAATGCATTTGTACGAACAGTCGTTTAATGAGAATGCTCGTTGCCCGTTAAAAGAATTTATCAGGCAATCATACTTAGGTTATGAAAACAGAATTATGTATTGGAATAATGAAATGATCAAATGGAAAGGTAAAAAAAATACTTTGCTGGTAAGCTATGAAGAAATCATTACTAAAACCGAACAAACCATCAATAAATTAGGTGATTTTATCGATTTAAAGCCAAAAATAAATTATCCACTTCTTCCATCTAAAGTCAATTCAATATGGCATGCCCGATTACAGCGCATTTTTTCAACCAACCCGACAAGCACTGCCATCGTACCGTATGACAATAAAACTAAAAATAGTGAATGGCTTAGACAATTTGACAAAAATGATCTGGCTTTTATAAGACAATATGCAGAAGAAGCAATGAGTTTGTTTGGCTATAAAGTAATTTAA
- a CDS encoding glycosyltransferase: protein MQIFIYNPNSKGGNYKYAQYTTNALAEKGAHVTLILPKNSQPNNLTTYSPNDLQTYRPILLSDQPNTTNTLLKKLYFFYRIFFNPIIFYRFLKKQPASKIIFNDFDQLTAIFWGPLFKKLKKKHKFSIVLHDPDRDAYPGGIKHTKRSMKAIMNVMDVAFFHEQLPEKIYYQNFPGYKQTIPHGIYPPAKLDEKLFEEINQFKQDSQLLVIPGNIRYEKNYQLIIKTLQNIPECKLLIAGAPSSSSVHIDELKKLSYEYKVDGRIFWLCRYLSESEFTSILEVSDLILLYYQQSFTSQSGILNQIAPLKKNVLISDTSSALTKLAKEFNLGTIAKADSAEFFVKGVKSAIIDKSYKQYWDNYLKYASWDKQAEEIIRSIGE, encoded by the coding sequence ATGCAAATATTCATTTATAACCCCAACTCCAAAGGTGGAAATTACAAGTACGCTCAATATACCACTAACGCACTGGCAGAAAAAGGCGCTCATGTAACCCTTATTCTACCAAAAAACTCCCAACCCAACAACCTAACAACCTATAGTCCTAATGACCTACAGACCTACAGACCTATTCTATTATCCGACCAACCAAACACAACAAACACTCTCTTAAAAAAACTATACTTCTTCTACCGCATCTTCTTTAACCCTATAATATTTTACCGTTTCCTAAAAAAACAACCCGCTTCAAAAATCATCTTCAATGACTTTGATCAATTAACGGCCATTTTTTGGGGCCCATTATTTAAAAAGCTAAAGAAAAAACATAAATTTTCAATAGTACTTCATGACCCTGATCGGGATGCATATCCCGGAGGAATAAAACATACAAAACGCAGTATGAAGGCTATCATGAATGTAATGGATGTAGCCTTTTTTCATGAACAGCTACCTGAGAAGATTTATTACCAAAATTTTCCGGGTTATAAGCAAACTATACCTCATGGTATATATCCTCCCGCAAAACTTGATGAAAAATTATTTGAAGAAATAAATCAGTTTAAACAAGATTCTCAGCTATTGGTAATCCCGGGTAATATACGATATGAAAAAAACTATCAGCTTATTATTAAAACTCTGCAAAATATACCAGAATGCAAACTTTTAATTGCGGGAGCACCGTCGTCAAGCAGTGTTCACATTGATGAATTAAAAAAGTTGTCCTACGAATATAAAGTGGATGGACGGATCTTTTGGCTCTGTCGTTACCTAAGCGAGAGTGAGTTCACTTCAATACTGGAAGTTTCAGATCTAATCTTACTATACTATCAGCAAAGCTTTACCAGTCAAAGTGGTATACTAAATCAGATAGCCCCATTAAAAAAGAATGTACTAATCAGTGATACATCCAGCGCACTCACCAAACTAGCTAAAGAATTTAACCTGGGCACCATTGCAAAAGCTGATTCCGCAGAATTCTTTGTAAAAGGAGTGAAATCGGCAATAATAGATAAATCATATAAACAGTATTGGGATAACTACCTCAAGTATGCTTCCTGGGATAAACAGGCGGAAGAAATTATTAGGTCGATAGGTGAATAG
- a CDS encoding GxxExxY protein, translating to MTENEIAFKIIGAAIDVHKTLGPGLLEKAYQECLFYKLQKNDLKVEKEKAMPLVFEEIKLECGYRIDLLVEDKVVIELKSIEALNDVHMAQTLTYMKLGDYKLGLLINFNVSILKQGIRRIVNNL from the coding sequence ATGACTGAAAATGAGATAGCATTTAAAATAATAGGCGCGGCCATAGATGTTCATAAAACTTTAGGTCCCGGATTACTAGAAAAAGCATATCAAGAATGTTTATTCTACAAATTGCAAAAAAATGATCTTAAGGTTGAAAAAGAAAAAGCAATGCCTCTTGTTTTTGAAGAGATTAAGTTAGAATGTGGTTATAGAATTGATCTTTTAGTTGAAGACAAAGTTGTTATTGAATTAAAAAGTATAGAAGCTTTAAATGATGTCCATATGGCACAAACATTAACATATATGAAGCTGGGCGATTACAAGTTGGGACTATTGATTAATTTTAATGTCTCAATATTAAAACAGGGCATTAGAAGAATTGTAAATAACTTATAA
- a CDS encoding acyltransferase has product MNFRVLFGNLLNFVYNDCISHVPCHWFRKTFLRLFNKKISKSSKVLMHARLLHFWNLTLEENVVINQHCLLDCRHYPIMVDNDTDIGPYTRIWTLGHNPDSPTHEVKGAPVNIGHHVWIASGVTILPGVTIKDGAVVASASMVHKDVDKLSVVAGNPAKEIRKRVNDLSYELKYTPFLE; this is encoded by the coding sequence ATGAACTTTAGAGTTTTATTTGGTAACCTTTTAAACTTTGTATATAATGACTGTATTAGTCATGTACCATGTCATTGGTTCCGAAAAACATTTCTAAGATTATTCAACAAGAAAATATCAAAGTCGAGCAAAGTGTTGATGCATGCCCGGCTTTTACATTTCTGGAATCTGACATTAGAAGAAAACGTAGTGATTAATCAGCATTGTTTGTTAGATTGTCGGCATTACCCTATTATGGTTGATAATGATACCGACATAGGTCCCTATACAAGAATATGGACTCTGGGGCATAATCCGGACTCCCCAACCCATGAAGTAAAAGGAGCACCTGTCAACATTGGACACCATGTTTGGATAGCATCAGGAGTAACAATACTTCCGGGTGTAACTATTAAGGATGGTGCTGTGGTGGCATCAGCAAGTATGGTGCATAAAGATGTTGATAAGCTATCAGTAGTAGCCGGCAACCCGGCAAAAGAGATTAGAAAAAGAGTGAATGATCTGAGTTATGAATTGAAGTATACTCCGTTCCTTGAGTAA
- a CDS encoding glycosyltransferase — MAQQLNQMQFTIVSTIYNEAARLEQTIADLEAQTLKPSEIIITDAGSKDGSIEILEEWKQYSTIKITVLIEKGCNVARGRNLAIEKAHTEWIVSTDFGCRFQPQWLESLLTPLLFTKSYNLNPNDIQVIGGSFSVMESDIQTKAARANYILSGGYQPILNEGFIPSSRSIAYKKEIWQQVGGYSEWLTLAADDLVFGLKIQSQNIPIELVDKPYVYWGRHEKRQQYNRESYRYGLGDGEAKVNYKNFWSNLIETGLRYGFFTTLIIWICIITIDLYTKAYSLKPISYLPIGLITFITLSGLRSYYGAFKNWLKFKSKKYNFGTFCYALLMLEQQRTNYLRGYIKGYWYSSEKVKTGAQELHQFLSHEL; from the coding sequence ATGGCACAACAATTAAATCAAATGCAATTCACCATTGTATCCACAATATACAACGAAGCAGCGCGCTTAGAACAAACTATTGCAGATTTAGAAGCCCAAACGCTGAAACCATCAGAGATCATCATTACAGATGCAGGTAGTAAAGATGGTTCTATTGAAATATTAGAAGAATGGAAGCAATACAGCACCATAAAAATTACAGTATTAATTGAAAAAGGCTGTAACGTAGCACGCGGCCGCAATTTAGCCATAGAAAAAGCACATACAGAATGGATCGTCAGTACCGACTTTGGCTGCCGCTTTCAGCCGCAATGGTTAGAGAGTCTGCTGACTCCTCTCCTATTCACTAAATCCTATAACCTAAATCCTAATGACATACAAGTTATTGGAGGCTCATTTAGTGTCATGGAATCCGATATACAGACCAAAGCTGCCAGAGCCAATTATATTCTTTCTGGAGGTTATCAACCTATTCTTAACGAAGGATTTATCCCCTCTTCCCGTTCCATTGCTTATAAAAAAGAAATATGGCAACAAGTAGGAGGATACTCAGAATGGCTAACACTAGCAGCTGACGATTTAGTATTTGGATTAAAAATACAATCACAAAATATACCTATTGAATTAGTTGACAAGCCCTATGTTTATTGGGGTCGCCACGAGAAAAGACAACAATATAACAGAGAATCTTATCGGTATGGTCTTGGAGACGGAGAAGCAAAAGTAAATTATAAAAACTTCTGGAGCAACCTAATAGAAACTGGGCTACGCTATGGTTTCTTTACTACATTGATCATATGGATTTGTATAATAACTATTGATCTATATACTAAAGCCTATAGCCTAAAGCCTATAAGCTATTTACCTATCGGCCTAATAACCTTTATTACCCTCTCTGGTCTTCGATCCTACTACGGAGCTTTCAAAAACTGGCTTAAATTCAAATCGAAAAAATACAACTTCGGCACATTCTGCTATGCATTGTTAATGCTTGAACAGCAACGAACAAATTATCTCAGAGGCTATATCAAAGGTTATTGGTATTCATCAGAAAAAGTAAAGACAGGAGCACAAGAACTTCATCAATTTTTAAGTCATGAACTTTAG
- a CDS encoding acyltransferase, with protein MNKIKLTSYIPQLDGIRAIAALLVMHFHFFQAYQIYGNTILNLIQKTSVFGQTGVSLFFVLSGFLITRILVAAKEEAHYFRNFYAKRVLRIFPLYYVFLLLFYFIIIPYFENRQVSFKDMLVYFTYLQNIFLTFSNTPITGPGHFWSLAVEEHFYLFWPLLVYLVNSKKVYIWLIGLICLSLLTRIIMVQAGYEVFYFTLTRLDDISLGALLAIIYLQFPHLLNFLKGKKFVVLIGIYFLLCSVLWYFTSGEGNPTMQVLKFLLIGLFYTLILGYIIINKSIFTKILATKPLIYLGKISYGLYVYHPVCYLVISHYFPSQNILINLFTHISSSILLSALSYEIFEKRFLKLKRYFSPQGLK; from the coding sequence ATGAATAAAATAAAATTAACCTCATATATTCCTCAACTCGATGGTATTCGAGCTATTGCCGCTTTATTGGTGATGCATTTTCATTTTTTTCAGGCTTATCAAATTTACGGAAATACGATTTTAAATCTAATTCAAAAAACCTCAGTATTTGGACAAACCGGGGTTTCTTTATTTTTTGTCCTTTCCGGTTTTTTAATTACCCGCATTCTAGTAGCAGCAAAAGAGGAAGCTCATTATTTTAGAAACTTCTATGCAAAAAGAGTTCTACGAATATTCCCTTTGTATTATGTCTTTTTATTGCTATTCTACTTTATAATAATTCCGTATTTCGAGAATAGACAGGTAAGTTTTAAGGATATGTTGGTATATTTCACTTATCTTCAAAATATCTTCCTTACTTTCTCCAATACCCCAATTACTGGACCTGGTCATTTTTGGTCTTTAGCAGTTGAAGAACATTTTTATCTTTTCTGGCCTTTGTTAGTATATTTGGTTAATTCAAAAAAAGTATACATATGGTTAATCGGATTAATTTGTTTATCGCTATTAACCAGAATCATAATGGTACAGGCAGGTTATGAGGTTTTCTACTTTACACTAACTCGTCTGGATGATATATCATTGGGCGCATTACTGGCTATTATTTATCTCCAGTTTCCACATTTATTAAACTTTTTAAAAGGTAAAAAATTTGTTGTTTTAATAGGAATATACTTCTTGCTTTGTTCTGTTCTATGGTATTTCACGAGTGGTGAAGGAAATCCTACTATGCAGGTTCTTAAATTTCTGTTAATAGGATTATTTTATACACTAATTCTTGGGTATATCATCATTAACAAATCAATATTTACTAAAATACTAGCTACTAAACCTTTAATTTATTTGGGAAAGATCAGCTACGGATTATATGTATATCATCCAGTTTGTTACCTTGTTATAAGTCATTACTTCCCATCCCAAAATATACTTATTAATTTGTTCACTCATATTAGCAGTAGTATTTTACTTTCTGCATTAAGCTATGAAATATTTGAGAAACGCTTTCTAAAACTTAAAAGATATTTCTCACCCCAAGGATTAAAATAA
- a CDS encoding glycosyltransferase has product MSMNGISIIICCYNSERTIGETLRTIVNQKSIENIPTEIIVVDNNSTDSTFNIVNDFIKINPLISIVREKKQGLSHARIRGYKTSQYDYLLYCDDDNFLVEDYISNAYHIISTNKNIGALGGIGSPLFEIEPEKRILPYIEQYAVGKQANKSLDDITFSKGYVYGAGAVFNKEALDYIFFNGFQFNSLGRNGKSLTGGEDIELCNAIRLAGYRIVYNESLKFKHYLTKERLNWQYLKRMNFGSGLTIPLTIGYSLINEFKFKQNVLWIIILAIKNILSILLKLTYRKNDSLFLKFEIAKGFLLSSFININNSKAALKRVLSYSQNINNKKPLS; this is encoded by the coding sequence ATGTCCATGAACGGAATTAGTATAATTATATGCTGTTACAACTCAGAGAGGACAATAGGAGAGACTTTAAGAACTATTGTCAATCAAAAAAGTATAGAAAACATACCAACGGAAATAATCGTTGTAGACAATAATTCAACAGATAGTACTTTCAATATAGTTAACGATTTTATAAAAATAAATCCTTTAATATCAATTGTCAGAGAAAAGAAACAAGGATTAAGTCACGCAAGAATAAGAGGGTATAAAACTTCACAATATGATTATCTGCTATATTGTGATGATGACAACTTTTTAGTAGAGGATTATATTAGTAATGCATATCATATCATTAGTACAAATAAAAATATTGGCGCTCTTGGAGGGATAGGCAGTCCTTTATTTGAAATCGAACCCGAAAAAAGGATCCTACCCTATATTGAACAATACGCTGTTGGAAAACAAGCAAATAAAAGTTTAGATGACATAACCTTTTCAAAAGGTTATGTTTATGGCGCAGGTGCTGTATTTAATAAAGAAGCGTTAGATTATATTTTCTTTAATGGCTTTCAATTTAATAGTTTAGGTCGCAACGGAAAGAGCTTAACCGGAGGTGAAGATATTGAGCTGTGCAACGCCATTCGTTTGGCTGGTTACAGGATAGTTTATAATGAAAGTTTAAAGTTCAAGCATTACCTTACAAAAGAAAGGCTCAACTGGCAATATTTAAAACGAATGAATTTTGGCAGTGGCCTAACAATACCTTTAACAATAGGGTATTCATTAATTAATGAATTTAAATTTAAACAGAATGTTTTATGGATAATAATTTTAGCAATTAAAAATATTCTATCAATTTTATTAAAACTTACTTACCGAAAAAATGATTCGCTCTTTTTAAAATTTGAAATTGCCAAAGGGTTTCTATTATCCTCTTTTATAAACATTAATAATTCAAAAGCGGCTTTAAAAAGAGTACTTTCCTATTCACAAAACATCAATAATAAAAAACCTCTTTCCTGA
- a CDS encoding glycosyltransferase family 4 protein translates to MKIVFISTLTAPFGGSEVLWYKTALMAIEKGFQVSIFTYKWDDTPAHINELKKKNATIYYRPYNKLFKSTFLYKVHNKTIKKILNNNIFNKINEINPDVIVVNQGGTYNAIEDKECYNYLSSTSIPFVLTARFNYDYNVLNYNIIEDSRRIFNKAAKIVFASAYNKVSAENQILQNLPNSIVLTSPLNLQSKEIVPFPNLDNKLNIACVARLEVNIKGQAMLIQVLNSEEWRKREWTLNLYGNGPDMKYLKEQVQYFDLQSRIHFHGHVKNIREIYKLNHLLVLPSFHEGNPISLQEAMICGRPSVVTNVGGNAEFIEDNITGFICPAPTSQLLNETMERCWNNRNNLKQMGLMAHSKILQLTPANPESVFFKVIENVHERN, encoded by the coding sequence ATGAAAATAGTATTCATTAGTACGTTGACAGCTCCATTCGGCGGGAGCGAAGTTCTATGGTATAAAACAGCCTTAATGGCTATCGAAAAAGGATTTCAGGTATCTATTTTTACCTATAAATGGGATGACACACCTGCCCATATCAATGAACTTAAAAAGAAAAATGCAACCATTTATTATAGGCCGTATAATAAACTTTTTAAAAGTACTTTTTTATATAAAGTTCATAATAAAACAATAAAAAAAATATTAAATAATAATATATTCAACAAAATAAATGAAATTAATCCCGATGTAATTGTTGTTAATCAAGGTGGAACTTATAATGCAATAGAGGATAAAGAATGCTATAACTATTTATCCAGTACATCTATTCCATTTGTTCTTACAGCCCGTTTTAATTACGATTATAATGTACTAAACTATAATATTATAGAAGACTCAAGAAGAATATTTAACAAAGCCGCTAAAATTGTTTTTGCCTCAGCATACAATAAAGTCTCAGCTGAAAATCAAATTTTACAAAATTTACCTAACTCTATAGTTTTAACCAGCCCACTTAATCTTCAATCAAAAGAAATTGTTCCTTTTCCAAATTTAGATAATAAACTAAACATAGCCTGTGTTGCTAGATTAGAAGTCAATATTAAAGGTCAAGCTATGCTTATACAGGTTTTAAATTCGGAAGAATGGAGAAAACGAGAATGGACTTTAAATTTATATGGTAATGGTCCAGATATGAAATATTTAAAAGAACAAGTACAATATTTTGATTTGCAATCAAGAATTCATTTTCATGGCCACGTAAAAAATATTAGAGAAATATATAAGTTAAATCATTTACTGGTATTACCATCTTTTCATGAAGGAAATCCAATTTCTCTTCAGGAAGCTATGATATGTGGTAGGCCATCAGTTGTAACTAATGTTGGAGGTAATGCTGAATTTATAGAAGATAATATTACAGGTTTTATTTGTCCGGCTCCAACTTCTCAACTATTAAACGAAACAATGGAAAGATGTTGGAATAATAGAAATAACTTAAAGCAAATGGGATTGATGGCACATAGCAAAATATTGCAACTGACACCTGCAAATCCGGAATCCGTTTTTTTTAAAGTAATTGAGAATGTCCATGAACGGAATTAG
- a CDS encoding acyltransferase — translation MLKKLLYTLYLIIKQKISDYEISLLYENKSLSINKGVVFNDKPIINICESARCILEENVIIDSSNNGYHLNMFNPVKILLDRPNALLKIGKSSRIHGSCIHATKEIIIGERCLIAANCQIIDNNGHDQCFEDVEERINSYGTSKSIMIEDDVWISTNCVILPGVIIGKGSIIGANSVVSKSIPPFSLANGIPAVVIKQHKTN, via the coding sequence ATAAGTGATTACGAAATTTCACTATTGTATGAAAACAAATCTCTAAGCATTAATAAGGGGGTTGTATTCAATGATAAACCAATAATTAATATATGTGAATCCGCTCGTTGTATTTTAGAAGAAAACGTTATTATTGATTCTTCAAATAATGGTTACCATTTAAATATGTTTAACCCTGTTAAAATACTTTTGGACAGGCCTAATGCTTTATTGAAAATAGGAAAATCATCACGTATTCATGGGTCATGTATTCATGCAACAAAAGAAATAATTATTGGAGAAAGATGCTTAATTGCTGCCAATTGCCAAATAATAGATAACAATGGTCATGATCAATGCTTTGAAGACGTTGAAGAAAGAATAAATAGCTATGGTACTTCAAAAAGCATCATGATTGAAGATGATGTTTGGATAAGTACAAACTGTGTAATTCTACCAGGTGTAATTATTGGTAAAGGCAGTATTATAGGAGCAAACAGTGTAGTATCTAAAAGCATTCCACCATTCTCTTTAGCTAACGGAATACCGGCAGTTGTAATCAAACAACATAAAACAAACTAA